A stretch of Brassica rapa cultivar Chiifu-401-42 chromosome A08, CAAS_Brap_v3.01, whole genome shotgun sequence DNA encodes these proteins:
- the LOC103832990 gene encoding putative DNA-binding protein At1g48610, which translates to MAKTSPSAHGTGLEPPRSDTLGDASDSKLPSDLTGVSAAATGSQKRGRGRPPKPKSSDSQLNGAVPDRKPSGRPRRNRAPTEAVPTSVVKRGRGRPKRSNTLSGTETVVDGSRKRGRPKKDDVAAPAKKRGRKPKSEVAKRSVGRPKKATEGGTGQGAADPKEIKKKSALLQKKVKQAAEKLKIAVSAIEEVQELAAGM; encoded by the exons ATGGCGAAAACTTCTCCCTCGGCTCACGGAACTGGTCTCGAACCTCCAAGATCCGATACACTCGGAGATGCGTCTGACAGCAAACTTCCTTCTGACCTCACCGGCGTCTCGGCGGCGGCGACTGGCTCTCAGAAACGCGGCCGTGGTCGTCCGCCAAAACCCAAATCCTCCGACTCCCAGCTAAACGGTGCCGTTCCAGATAGAAAACCAAGCGGTCGGCCGAGAAGAAACAGAGCTCCGACGGAAGCTGTTCCGACGTCGGTTGTGAAGAGAGGCCGTGGTAGGCCAAAGAGGTCGAACACTCTGTCTGGGACGGAGACTGTGGTTGATGGATCTAGAAAGCGTGGGAGGCCAAAGAAAGATGACGTGGCGGCTCCAGCTAAGAAACGTGGACGGAAACCTAAAAGTGAAGTTGCTAAAAGGAGCGTGGGAAGGCCGAAGAAG GCAACAGAAGGTGGTACCGGACAGGGAGCTGCAGACCCGAAAGAGATCAAGAAGAAATCTGCACTCTTA CAAAAGAAAGTGAAGCAAGCTGCAGAGAAGTTGAAGATAGCAGTTTCAGCAATCGAGGAGGTCCAAGAGCTAGCGGCAGGAATGTAG